A genomic window from Populus nigra chromosome 7, ddPopNigr1.1, whole genome shotgun sequence includes:
- the LOC133699455 gene encoding flavonol synthase/flavanone 3-hydroxylase-like produces the protein MEFDRVQTIASLSFDKEAIPEEFIRPEKEQPAITTFRGLAPDIPAIDLSDPDQEKLVGLIADASIHDKFQKFVGLGISTLFFGIPLNSRVINFLVFLVPNEVPGLQIFKDDHWIEAKYIPDALIIHIGDQIEILSNGKYKAVLHRTTVAKDRARMSWPVFLEPPGELVVGPLPQFINKDNPPKFKTKKFKDYMYCKLNKLPQ, from the exons ATGGAGTTCGATAGAGTTCAAACCATCGCTTCTTTGTCATTTGACAAGGAGGCGATTCCTGAGGAGTTCATCAGGCCAGAGAAAGAGCAGCCAGCAATAACCACATTTCGTGGTCTAGCCCCTGATATTCCAGCCATTGATCTCAGTGACCCTGATCAAGAGAAATTAGTGGGTTTGATCGCGGATGCTAGCATTCACGATAAGTTTCAAAAATTT GTTGGATTAGGAATCTCAACTCTTTTTTTCGGTATACCG CTTAATAGTAGGGttataaattttcttgtatttcttGTGCCTAATGAGGTCCCCGGATTGCAAATCTTCAAGGATGACCATTGGATTGAAGCTAAGTATATTCCTGATGCCTTGATCATTCACATTGGTGATCAAATTGAG ATCCTTAGCAATGGTAAGTACAAGGCTGTTTTGCATCGAACCACGGTGGCTAAAGATAGGGCAAGAATGTCATGGCCAGTTTTCTTGGAGCCACCAGGCGAGCTTGTGGTTGGTCCTCTTCCTCAATTCATTAACAAAGACAATCCTCCAAAGTTCAAGACCAAAAAATTCAAGGATTACATGTACTGTAAACTCAATAAGCTTCCCCAGTAG